The following proteins are encoded in a genomic region of Necator americanus strain Aroian chromosome II, whole genome shotgun sequence:
- a CDS encoding hypothetical protein (NECATOR_CHRII.G7843.T1), whose amino-acid sequence MELLPDQAEKLRQFQEVTNVVERDLAAARLESVGWNLEQAIESYLCGDGIVSDDVEVLPPPAKNHRRELPEVEEASPDADDLELIGFSNSRKSRQHGRLTPHELDADDPSVVDMDLSRPSSSVVVPLQRTRNGHPPQEDFGMSDDDEPYPIHDQDDIECTDRNLITRNNLPLIPTECGSVTEALHNFVVVFESRFSGIGCHIPSFFTGSLPEAIKEAFEAPGGISERRPLALYIHHDGSIAANIFPSKVLCSDAVCNLLRCQYILWPWDVTHKENEVKLREWLEMVGMADTRRSLESMVYDKEKFPLLVIIAKDRGSYNVVDICAGMDSADIVMEKLMAGIDAYSTIRNTEKAEEAARLERERIRQEQAHEYEMSLAADKARMQAKERELREQREEEERRLREAEESEMKRQLLASQLPDEPPESERGAIMVKFRLPGSEQVMRRFRSSERLAVLIKFLGAKGYSANDYRFFNSDFPKKDVTTLDESKTFSELNWPVREQIFVEER is encoded by the exons ATGGAACTATTACCAGACCAAGCCGAGAAACTCAGGCAGTTTCAA GAAGTAACTAATGTGGTAGAGCGAGACCTAGCGGCGGCCAGACTGGAATCAGTAGGTTGGAATTTGGAACAAGCAATTGAGTCTTATTTATGTGGTGATGGAATTGTGTCGGACGATGTTGAAGTGCTACCTCCGCCCGCAAAAAATCATCGTCGTGAGCTACC TGAGGTTGAAGAAGCTAGTCCTGATGCAGATGATTTGGAGCTAATAGGATTTTCGAACAGTCGTAAGTCTCGTCAACACGGTCGCCTAACTCCACACGAACTTGACGCTG ATGATCCTTCCGTTGTTGACATGGATTTATCTCGACCATCTTCTTCGGTCGTTGTGCCATTGCAACGTACACGTAACGGTCACCCACCACAGGAAGATTTTGGCATGTCTGACGATGATGAACCGTATCCAATACATGATCAGGACGATATCGAATGCACCGATAGGAACTTG ATTACTCGTAATAATCTCCCGCTGATTCCAACGGAGTGTGGTAGTGTTACAGAGGCTCTGCATAATTTTGTTGTCGTTTTTGAGTCCAG ATTTTCCGGCATTGGATGTCATATACCGTCTTTCTTCACTGGTTCGCTCCCTGAAGCTATTAAGGAGGCTTTTGAAGCACCTGG GGGTATATCTGAACGTCGTCCGCTCGCTTTGTATATTCATCATGACGGCAGCATTGCGGCCAATATTTTCCCATCAAAG GTTCTGTGCAGTGATGCTGTCTGTAACTTGTTAAGATGTCAGTATATTCTTTGGCCATGGGATGTTACTCATAA GGAAAACGAAGTAAAACTCCGAGAGTGGTTAGAAATGGTTGGCATGGCAGATACTCGCCGGTCACTTGAATCTATGGTGTATGATAAGGAAAAATTCCCACTTCTTGTCATAATAGCTAAGGATCGCGGTTCCTACAACGTTGTCGACATCTGTGCTG GTATGGATAGTGCGGATATTGTGATGGAGAAACTAATGGCTGGCATAGACGCTTACTCCACGATACGGAATACGGAAAAAGCTGAGGAAGCAGCTCGCTTGGAGAGAGAACGAATTCGGCAAGAACAAGCTCACGA GTATGAAATGTCACTAGCGGCAGATAAGGCTCGAATGCAAGCCAAGGAGCGCGAGTTGCGAGAACAGCGAGaggaggaagaaagaagattaCGAGAGGCCGAAGAGTCAGAGATGAA GCGACAGTTATTGGCCAGTCAGTTGCCGGACGAACCACCGGAGAGTGAGCGAGGAGCGATCATGGTGAAATTCCGCTTACCTGGTAGCGAgcag GTTATGCGTCGCTTTCGGTCATCGGAACGGTTAGCTGTTTTGATCAAGTTTCTTGGTGCAAAGGGCTATTCAGCAAACGATTACCGATTCTTCAACTCCGACTTCCCGAAAAAAGAC gttaCAACACTGGACGAATCGAAGACATTTTCCGAGTTGAATTGGCCTGTAAGAGAACAGATATTCGTTGAAGAACGCTGA